A portion of the Thermoproteales archaeon genome contains these proteins:
- a CDS encoding LysR family transcriptional regulator — translation MEKNYVEIMKKIKPELEIYLKIDGKRIVDSRLAEILEIIDKKGSLLAACRETGFPYSRAWEWIMKLEKVLGLKIVEAKRGGARRGGMKLTEAGKTLLRKYMEAAVKYKRIEAKAIGTIKAKLPELAFMGSHDPLVEIIIEKLEKAGLKDVEISWIGSAGGLASLMIGDADVAGVHLLDPETGNYNVTYLPKYWLENKVVVYRGYMRELGFVYRKGFKIKSFQDVIEKDLRFINRNTGSGTRILIDYLIEKLAAKKERKRAYVTVLIKGYDNEVKTHTEVCRRIAEGKADVGVALRYVAELYGLSFTSITWEWYDFVVSKGSLNREAVKTFINVIEEQLDELIQGMVGYKTTKESGEILVS, via the coding sequence GTGGAGAAAAACTACGTAGAAATAATGAAAAAAATTAAGCCCGAATTGGAAATTTACCTTAAAATTGACGGAAAAAGGATAGTTGACTCTAGGCTCGCCGAAATTCTAGAAATAATAGATAAGAAAGGTTCTCTGCTTGCAGCGTGCCGTGAAACCGGCTTCCCCTACTCGCGTGCATGGGAGTGGATAATGAAGCTAGAGAAAGTTCTAGGTTTAAAGATAGTCGAAGCCAAAAGGGGAGGAGCTAGAAGAGGAGGTATGAAGCTTACAGAAGCTGGGAAAACCCTGCTCAGAAAATACATGGAAGCTGCCGTCAAGTATAAACGTATTGAAGCTAAAGCTATAGGAACGATAAAAGCTAAGCTTCCCGAGCTAGCGTTCATGGGCAGCCATGACCCCCTGGTAGAGATTATTATAGAAAAACTGGAGAAAGCCGGCTTGAAAGACGTTGAAATTTCTTGGATAGGCTCCGCTGGAGGTTTAGCATCTTTAATGATAGGAGATGCTGACGTAGCAGGAGTACATTTGCTCGATCCAGAGACGGGAAATTACAACGTGACGTACCTGCCAAAATATTGGCTCGAAAATAAGGTAGTAGTTTATAGGGGATACATGAGGGAGCTAGGGTTTGTATATAGGAAAGGATTTAAAATAAAAAGTTTTCAGGACGTGATAGAGAAAGATTTAAGGTTTATAAACCGTAACACGGGAAGCGGTACTAGAATATTAATAGATTATCTCATTGAAAAGCTTGCTGCTAAAAAGGAGAGAAAAAGAGCTTACGTTACAGTCTTAATAAAGGGATATGATAACGAAGTTAAAACCCATACGGAAGTATGCCGTAGGATAGCCGAAGGAAAAGCTGATGTCGGAGTAGCTCTCAGGTATGTAGCAGAGTTATACGGACTGAGCTTTACGAGTATCACGTGGGAATGGTATGATTTTGTAGTTTCTAAAGGCAGCTTGAATAGGGAGGCTGTCAAAACCTTTATCAATGTGATTGAAGAGCAATTGGATGAGCTCATCCAGGGCATGGTTGGTTATAAAACAACTAAAGAAAGCGGAGAGATTCTCGTTAGTTAA